In Amycolatopsis sp. EV170708-02-1, the following are encoded in one genomic region:
- a CDS encoding AAA family ATPase — translation MSAPQITLTVRHTPSALDSRRGVVRLHPEVLDALGLMAWDAVRVTGARVSSALAAPSDAEGIPGVILLDDVTMSNLGVTEGSEVVVAPAEVSAAKTVTVAGSRIASVSLSPHTLRLALIGKVLTVGDAVSLLPQDLAPAPGSDVSAVRGQLSRAIGMTWTNELLTVTATEPSGPVAVGPSTVVSWRDGARTGEAAPAAAPARAGTTLVRSTPSTPHEDFIDAEIVEDERIEEAAEETVPPLSDLAGSETAARKLAEWFDLAFHRPELLAKLGTSAHLGVLLSGPEGVGKATLVRAVAQAEKVRVVSLAAPNIAVLEPNVAAARLREAIEQATRDEDPAVLLITDIDALLPASQPPPLATVVLDDLRKALRNKGFAVVATTGRAESTDPRLRAADLLDRELGLPLPDSKTRTELLRVLLREAPLESGVDVGPIAERTPGFVAADLIALRRDAALRAALRQRDVEEPRISQQDLLDALTTVRPISMSTSDNLATGGLTLDDVGNMTDVKQSLTEAVLWPLRYPDSFARLGVDPPRGVLLYGPPGGGKTFLVRALAGTGALNVFAVKGAELMDKWVGESERAVRELFRRAAEAAPSLIFLDEIDALAPRRGQSSDSGVSDRVVAALLTELDGVEPMREVVVLGATNRPELVDPALLRPGRLERRVYVPPPDAHAREAILAASAKNTPLASDVDLAAYAATLDGYSAADCAALIREAALTAMRESLEAKEVTAEHLTKAAKAVRPSLDPAQLAALEAYARTQV, via the coding sequence GTGAGCGCACCCCAGATCACGCTGACCGTCCGGCACACCCCGTCCGCCTTGGATTCCCGCCGCGGCGTCGTCCGGCTGCACCCCGAAGTCCTCGACGCGCTCGGCCTGATGGCCTGGGACGCCGTCCGCGTCACCGGCGCCAGGGTCAGCTCGGCGCTGGCCGCCCCGTCGGACGCCGAGGGGATCCCGGGCGTCATCCTCCTCGACGACGTCACGATGTCGAACCTCGGCGTGACCGAAGGCTCGGAGGTGGTCGTCGCGCCGGCGGAGGTGTCGGCCGCGAAAACGGTCACCGTGGCGGGCTCGCGTATCGCGAGCGTGTCGCTCTCCCCGCACACCCTGCGGCTCGCCCTGATCGGCAAGGTGCTGACCGTCGGCGACGCGGTTTCCCTGCTCCCCCAAGATCTCGCGCCCGCGCCGGGTTCCGACGTCTCCGCGGTCCGCGGTCAGTTGTCCCGCGCCATCGGGATGACGTGGACCAACGAGCTTCTCACCGTCACCGCCACCGAGCCGTCGGGCCCGGTCGCCGTCGGACCGTCCACTGTGGTCAGCTGGCGTGACGGCGCCCGCACCGGCGAGGCCGCGCCCGCCGCGGCCCCGGCCCGCGCCGGGACGACGCTGGTGCGCAGCACGCCCTCCACCCCGCACGAAGACTTCATCGACGCCGAGATCGTCGAAGACGAGCGGATCGAAGAGGCGGCCGAGGAAACCGTGCCTCCCCTGTCGGATCTCGCCGGCTCCGAAACGGCCGCGCGCAAGCTCGCCGAATGGTTCGACCTGGCCTTCCATCGCCCGGAGCTGCTGGCGAAGCTCGGCACGTCGGCGCACCTCGGGGTCCTGCTGTCCGGGCCGGAAGGCGTCGGGAAGGCGACGCTCGTCCGCGCCGTGGCACAGGCCGAGAAGGTGCGGGTGGTGTCGCTCGCGGCGCCGAACATCGCCGTCCTCGAACCGAACGTCGCCGCCGCGCGGCTGCGGGAAGCGATCGAGCAGGCCACCCGCGACGAAGACCCCGCCGTCCTGCTGATCACCGACATCGACGCGTTGCTGCCCGCGTCCCAGCCGCCGCCGCTCGCGACGGTCGTCCTCGACGACCTGCGCAAAGCCTTGCGCAACAAGGGGTTCGCCGTGGTCGCCACCACCGGCCGGGCCGAGTCCACCGATCCGAGGCTGCGCGCCGCCGACCTGCTCGACCGCGAACTCGGCCTGCCGCTCCCGGACTCGAAGACCCGCACGGAGCTGCTGCGTGTGCTCCTGCGCGAAGCCCCGCTGGAGTCCGGCGTCGACGTCGGCCCGATCGCCGAGCGCACCCCCGGCTTCGTGGCCGCGGACCTCATCGCGCTCCGCCGCGACGCCGCCCTCCGCGCCGCGCTGCGGCAGCGTGACGTCGAAGAGCCGCGGATCTCCCAGCAGGACCTGCTCGACGCGCTCACCACCGTCCGCCCCATCTCGATGTCCACTTCGGACAATCTGGCCACCGGTGGGCTGACCCTGGACGACGTCGGCAACATGACCGACGTCAAGCAGTCGCTCACCGAGGCGGTGCTCTGGCCGCTGCGCTACCCGGACTCGTTCGCGCGCCTCGGCGTCGATCCGCCGCGTGGCGTGCTCCTGTACGGGCCGCCCGGTGGCGGCAAGACGTTCCTGGTCCGCGCGCTCGCCGGCACCGGCGCGCTGAACGTCTTCGCGGTCAAGGGCGCCGAACTGATGGACAAATGGGTCGGCGAGTCCGAACGCGCGGTGCGGGAACTGTTCCGCCGTGCCGCCGAGGCCGCGCCGTCGCTGATCTTCCTCGACGAGATCGACGCGCTCGCCCCGCGCCGCGGCCAGTCGTCGGATTCCGGCGTGTCGGACCGCGTCGTCGCGGCACTGCTGACCGAATTGGACGGTGTGGAGCCGATGCGCGAGGTCGTCGTCCTCGGCGCGACGAACCGGCCGGAGCTGGTCGACCCGGCCCTGCTGCGGCCGGGACGGCTCGAACGCCGCGTCTACGTCCCGCCGCCGGACGCGCACGCCCGCGAGGCGATCCTCGCCGCCAGCGCCAAGAACACCCCGCTCGCGTCCGATGTGGACCTCGCGGCGTATGCGGCCACTTTGGACGGTTACTCGGCGGCGGACTGCGCGGCACTGATCCGGGAGGCCGCGCTGACCGCGATGCGGGAGTCGCTGGAGGCCAAGGAGGTCACCGCGGAGCATCTTACGAAGGCGGCCAAGGCCGTGCGGCCGTCGCTCGACCCGGCCCAGCTCGCGGCGCTGGAGGCGTACGCGCGGACCCAGGTCTGA
- a CDS encoding MFS transporter, giving the protein MTTRERGGLLRSRDFRLLWTGETTSVLGSSIAVVALPLVAVVTLQASTFAVGLLTAAAWLPWLLIGLPAGAWVDRRPKRPVMLVCNGISMLVFLSVPVAAWSGLLTMTQLIVVALAGGVAKVFFNVAYRAYLPSLVEKDQLQEANEKLQGSESAAQIGGPGLAGLLAHWFGAVSGVLADAVSFGISVLCLRSIRHREPERPAKTRSRLRDEIRDGLVFVVHDPYLRVLAVFGAISNVALMGYQSIEVVFLVRDLGVGEGAAGLVLALVGAGGVFGAALSGKLAARIGTARAFVLCEAFGALMMLLGPLANGGWGLAFFVAAGFSVSAGVVGSNVLNATFKQRYVPAAMFGRVTASMSVLSFGAIALGGLLGGILGETAGVRQTLGLMAGLEVVAVFALLFTPVGRCRDFPSDRV; this is encoded by the coding sequence GTGACCACCCGCGAACGCGGCGGTCTGCTGCGCTCCAGGGACTTCCGGCTGCTGTGGACCGGCGAGACGACCAGCGTGCTCGGCAGTTCCATCGCCGTCGTCGCGCTGCCGCTGGTCGCGGTGGTCACCCTGCAGGCGAGCACGTTCGCGGTCGGGCTGCTGACCGCGGCCGCCTGGCTGCCGTGGCTGCTGATCGGCCTGCCCGCCGGCGCCTGGGTCGACCGGCGGCCGAAACGCCCGGTCATGCTGGTGTGCAACGGCATTTCCATGCTGGTGTTCCTGAGCGTCCCGGTCGCGGCATGGTCCGGTCTGCTCACGATGACCCAGCTGATCGTCGTCGCCTTGGCGGGTGGCGTGGCGAAGGTGTTCTTCAACGTCGCGTATCGCGCGTACTTGCCTTCGCTGGTCGAGAAGGACCAGCTGCAGGAAGCCAACGAGAAGCTGCAGGGCAGTGAATCCGCCGCGCAGATCGGCGGACCGGGGCTCGCGGGTCTGCTCGCGCACTGGTTCGGTGCCGTCTCCGGAGTGCTCGCCGACGCCGTCAGTTTCGGGATTTCCGTGCTGTGCCTGCGATCCATCCGGCACCGCGAACCCGAACGCCCGGCGAAGACGCGTTCACGGCTGCGGGACGAGATCCGCGACGGCCTCGTTTTCGTCGTCCACGACCCGTATCTGCGTGTCCTGGCGGTCTTCGGCGCGATCTCGAACGTCGCGCTCATGGGATACCAGTCGATCGAGGTCGTGTTCCTCGTCCGCGATCTCGGCGTCGGAGAAGGCGCCGCCGGGCTGGTGCTCGCGCTTGTCGGCGCGGGAGGCGTTTTCGGCGCCGCGCTGTCCGGCAAACTCGCCGCGCGCATCGGCACCGCACGCGCCTTCGTGCTCTGCGAGGCCTTCGGCGCGCTGATGATGCTGCTCGGCCCGCTGGCGAACGGCGGCTGGGGGCTCGCGTTCTTCGTCGCCGCCGGGTTCTCGGTCAGCGCGGGCGTCGTCGGCTCGAACGTCCTCAACGCCACCTTCAAACAGCGCTACGTCCCGGCGGCGATGTTCGGCCGGGTCACCGCGAGCATGTCCGTGCTCAGCTTCGGCGCGATCGCGCTCGGCGGCCTGCTCGGCGGGATCCTCGGCGAAACGGCAGGCGTGCGGCAGACGCTGGGCCTGATGGCCGGGCTGGAGGTCGTCGCCGTCTTCGCCCTGCTGTTCACGCCCGTCGGCCGGTGCCGCGACTTCCCGTCGGATCGCGTTTAG
- a CDS encoding TetR/AcrR family transcriptional regulator C-terminal domain-containing protein, whose product MALSREKVLDAALRLAGEHGLAGLSMRKLAADVGVEAMSLYNHVANKGDLLDGLTARVFESVPLPGPGPWDERLRALTHGLYTAFSRHPVVVRALATDAANPRSAGALKFIDAMFSALLDAGFDERGAARGYRSLIGLVFGAVLTETVGLSGVPDPSERAEPVVAWFQRSVTADGLPSLHRALPSLLEGDCLRDFEFQLDLVIGGLRASAG is encoded by the coding sequence ATGGCGCTGAGCAGGGAGAAGGTGCTCGACGCCGCGTTGCGGCTGGCGGGCGAACACGGACTGGCCGGATTGTCGATGCGGAAGCTGGCCGCCGACGTCGGCGTGGAGGCGATGTCGCTCTACAACCACGTCGCGAACAAGGGCGACCTGCTCGACGGGCTGACCGCGCGGGTCTTCGAGAGTGTGCCGCTGCCCGGGCCCGGACCTTGGGACGAGCGGCTGCGGGCGCTGACCCATGGGCTGTACACGGCCTTTTCGCGGCATCCGGTGGTGGTGCGCGCGCTGGCGACCGACGCGGCGAATCCGCGTTCGGCGGGCGCGCTGAAGTTCATCGACGCGATGTTCTCGGCGCTGCTGGACGCCGGGTTCGACGAACGCGGCGCCGCGCGGGGCTACCGGTCGCTGATCGGGCTGGTGTTCGGCGCGGTACTGACCGAGACGGTGGGGCTTTCCGGTGTCCCGGACCCGTCGGAGCGGGCCGAGCCGGTGGTGGCGTGGTTCCAGCGGTCGGTGACCGCGGACGGGCTGCCCTCGCTGCACCGGGCGCTGCCGTCACTGCTGGAGGGCGACTGCCTGCGGGACTTCGAGTTCCAGCTGGACCTGGTGATCGGCGGGCTGCGCGCTTCGGCCGGGTGA
- a CDS encoding AIM24 family protein: MRVQTRHTPNFGVARVLLSPGEAVQAAGDTMLASSFGITETVPSRGGSRAGKAAPSVFNAPEGGGWIDFAPLAAGDVYPLEFTGGGGWCVSRDAILARPATVRHDPGWAPLQKLFGADSGFLEHYSGSGPLVLAAQGPVDAFELTAGELVTVRPDFLLAYPDTVQCRLRAVDQSGPQSVRTGEGLALDFAGPGRVLVQARNRRLSRG; encoded by the coding sequence ATGCGGGTCCAGACGAGGCACACCCCGAACTTCGGGGTCGCACGAGTGCTGTTGTCCCCCGGCGAGGCCGTCCAGGCCGCCGGGGACACCATGCTGGCCAGCAGTTTCGGCATCACCGAAACCGTGCCGTCCCGCGGTGGTTCGCGGGCGGGCAAGGCCGCCCCGTCGGTGTTCAACGCGCCGGAGGGCGGCGGTTGGATCGACTTCGCGCCGCTGGCCGCGGGCGACGTCTACCCGCTGGAGTTCACCGGCGGCGGTGGCTGGTGCGTGAGCCGGGACGCGATCCTCGCGCGGCCGGCCACCGTCCGGCACGATCCGGGCTGGGCACCGCTGCAGAAGCTCTTCGGCGCCGATTCCGGTTTCCTGGAGCACTACAGCGGAAGCGGCCCGCTCGTACTGGCCGCGCAGGGCCCGGTCGACGCCTTCGAACTCACCGCGGGCGAACTCGTCACCGTGCGGCCGGACTTCCTGCTGGCCTACCCGGACACCGTGCAGTGCCGTCTCCGCGCGGTGGACCAGTCCGGCCCGCAGTCGGTCCGCACCGGCGAAGGGCTCGCGCTGGACTTCGCGGGACCAGGACGCGTCCTTGTGCAAGCGCGCAATAGGCGGCTTTCCCGCGGATGA
- a CDS encoding helix-turn-helix transcriptional regulator, which yields MSDSADREVREVHDSKVLAAMSHPLRRRLLDVLRLDGPCTASVLAERTGQAVGNVSHHLKVLAASDLVEEAPELARDRRERWWRRVGYAVSWSPSDFPDDPVAAAAESLALERQVSMARQWFAERDTYPEEWHRAAFATDSWAKMSVAELAELEEKVHELIKSYSGRELPDDGQERRPVFISTRAVPARP from the coding sequence ATGTCCGACAGTGCTGATCGTGAAGTGCGTGAAGTCCACGATTCGAAGGTGCTCGCCGCGATGTCGCATCCGCTGCGGCGCCGTCTGCTCGACGTCCTCCGCCTCGACGGCCCGTGCACGGCATCCGTGCTCGCCGAGCGGACCGGGCAGGCGGTCGGGAACGTCAGTCACCACCTGAAGGTGCTGGCCGCCAGCGATCTGGTCGAGGAAGCGCCGGAACTCGCCCGCGACCGCCGTGAGCGCTGGTGGCGCCGCGTGGGCTACGCGGTTTCCTGGTCGCCTTCGGACTTCCCCGACGACCCGGTCGCGGCCGCCGCCGAATCCCTCGCCCTCGAACGTCAGGTTTCCATGGCGCGCCAATGGTTCGCCGAACGCGACACCTATCCGGAGGAATGGCATCGCGCCGCTTTCGCCACCGACAGCTGGGCGAAGATGTCGGTCGCCGAACTGGCCGAGCTCGAAGAGAAGGTCCACGAGCTGATCAAGTCCTACAGCGGCCGTGAACTCCCGGACGACGGCCAGGAACGCCGTCCCGTCTTCATCTCCACCCGTGCCGTCCCGGCCCGCCCGTGA
- the pssA gene encoding CDP-diacylglycerol--serine O-phosphatidyltransferase, translated as MVRVTTPGVRLLPNAITVLALCAGLSSVQFALIGNYPMAIASIGIAAVLDSLDGRIARLLDATSKMGQELDSLSDGISFGVAPALVLYVWHAEGERIGWVASLIFAVCMILRLARFNTLIEDTEQPPYAGEFFVGVPAPAGGLLAMLPLILELQFGQGWWSHQYVVWVWTIAVAALLISRIPTLSLKTVKAPPKAIAPLLVGVGLLAAAIIQFPLVALAIALILYLAHIPYSVYRHRWLANHPEAWMAPPRERRAIRRRSSRRRLGLRPPLRRVVAGAAQRVRLQRGEQHVARAPRTISTDKDRDNGRGPRRRSWRRIGLRKR; from the coding sequence ATGGTCCGCGTGACCACTCCCGGCGTGCGGCTGCTGCCGAACGCCATCACGGTGCTCGCCCTGTGCGCCGGCCTGTCGTCGGTGCAGTTCGCGCTGATCGGCAACTATCCGATGGCGATCGCGTCGATCGGGATCGCCGCGGTGCTCGACAGTCTCGACGGCCGGATCGCGCGGCTGCTGGACGCGACGTCGAAGATGGGCCAGGAGCTCGACTCGCTGTCCGACGGCATCTCGTTCGGTGTCGCGCCCGCGCTGGTGCTGTACGTCTGGCACGCGGAGGGCGAGCGGATCGGCTGGGTGGCGTCGCTGATCTTCGCGGTCTGCATGATCCTGCGGCTGGCGCGGTTCAACACGCTGATCGAGGATACCGAGCAGCCGCCGTACGCGGGCGAGTTCTTCGTCGGCGTGCCCGCGCCCGCCGGTGGCCTGCTGGCGATGCTGCCGCTGATCCTGGAGCTGCAGTTCGGGCAGGGCTGGTGGTCGCACCAGTACGTGGTGTGGGTGTGGACGATCGCCGTCGCCGCGCTGCTGATCAGCCGGATCCCGACACTCTCGCTGAAGACCGTGAAGGCGCCGCCGAAGGCGATCGCGCCGCTGCTGGTCGGGGTGGGCCTGCTGGCCGCCGCGATCATCCAGTTCCCGCTGGTGGCGCTGGCGATCGCGCTGATCCTGTACCTGGCGCACATCCCGTACTCGGTGTACCGGCACCGCTGGCTGGCGAACCATCCGGAGGCGTGGATGGCGCCGCCGCGGGAACGGCGCGCGATCCGGCGGCGTTCGAGCCGTCGCCGTCTGGGCCTGCGGCCGCCGCTGCGGCGCGTGGTGGCGGGCGCCGCTCAGCGCGTGCGGCTGCAGCGCGGCGAACAGCATGTCGCGCGCGCTCCGCGCACCATCAGCACCGACAAGGACCGCGACAACGGCCGGGGCCCGCGGCGCCGCTCATGGCGGCGGATCGGCCTGCGGAAACGCTGA
- a CDS encoding phosphatidylserine decarboxylase, translating into MSGNRPEATGNPLAHAVKLARETVPPMHPAGRPFVFGGLAATLVLRRFSKRLGVVGALATAATAAFFREPKRVPPAQPGLAVASADGLVSLIEEAVPPPELGLPAEPRMRVSVFLSVFDVHVQRVPASGVIERVAYRPGKFLSADLDKASEDNERNSVLMRTDDGHELVVVQIAGLVARRILCEIREGDKVGVGATYGIIRFGSRVDLYLPPGSKVLVSKGQRTIGGETPIAELPTAPHPEG; encoded by the coding sequence ATGAGCGGCAACCGGCCGGAAGCCACTGGTAACCCCCTCGCGCACGCCGTGAAGCTGGCCCGCGAGACCGTTCCGCCGATGCACCCGGCCGGCAGGCCGTTCGTGTTCGGCGGTCTCGCCGCGACGCTGGTGCTGCGGAGGTTCTCCAAGCGCCTCGGCGTCGTCGGCGCGCTCGCGACGGCCGCCACGGCCGCGTTCTTCCGTGAGCCCAAGCGTGTCCCGCCCGCTCAGCCCGGCCTCGCGGTCGCGTCGGCGGACGGTCTGGTGTCGCTGATCGAAGAGGCCGTGCCGCCGCCCGAGCTGGGGCTGCCCGCCGAACCGCGGATGCGGGTGAGCGTGTTCCTGTCGGTGTTCGACGTGCACGTCCAGCGGGTCCCGGCGTCGGGGGTGATCGAGCGGGTCGCGTACCGGCCCGGGAAGTTCCTGTCCGCGGACCTGGACAAGGCGAGCGAGGACAACGAGCGCAACTCCGTGCTCATGCGCACCGACGACGGTCACGAGCTCGTCGTGGTGCAGATCGCAGGCCTGGTGGCCCGGCGCATCCTCTGTGAGATCCGCGAGGGTGACAAGGTCGGCGTCGGCGCGACGTACGGCATCATCCGCTTCGGCTCGCGAGTCGACCTGTACCTGCCGCCGGGCAGCAAGGTTCTCGTCTCGAAGGGCCAGCGCACGATCGGCGGCGAGACGCCGATCGCCGAGCTGCCCACGGCGCCGCACCCGGAAGGCTGA
- a CDS encoding GlsB/YeaQ/YmgE family stress response membrane protein, producing the protein MGFFSWIVFGAIAGWLANVVVGGPDRRGGCLFSILIGVLGAALGGFIYRLATGTERTFEFDFPSFGVAILGSIVLLALLRLVRGSGRSDSYRR; encoded by the coding sequence ATGGGTTTCTTCTCGTGGATCGTGTTCGGCGCCATCGCGGGATGGCTGGCCAATGTCGTGGTGGGCGGCCCGGACCGGCGGGGCGGCTGCCTGTTCAGCATCCTGATCGGCGTACTCGGCGCGGCCCTCGGTGGTTTCATCTACCGCCTCGCCACCGGCACCGAACGGACCTTCGAGTTCGACTTCCCCAGCTTCGGCGTCGCCATCCTCGGCTCGATCGTGCTGCTCGCCCTGCTGCGGCTGGTGCGCGGCTCCGGGCGGAGCGACTCGTATCGGCGGTGA
- a CDS encoding TIGR00266 family protein: MQVQIRHQPSFAVARLMLAPGEPAQVESGAMMATSYGVQVQSQAQGGIMKGLGRAFLSGESFFISTYTAPQNGGWVDVAANLPGDMQIINLDGRTGWCVTRGSWLASSHGVQTETKWGGLKNLVGGEGGFLTHATGQGPLVVACYGALETVTLQQGEVITIDTGHVVAFADTLQYQIRKVATGVIQSMKSGEGLVFDFAGPGQLLTQTRNPSALSAWVIAQVPSR; encoded by the coding sequence ATGCAGGTTCAGATCCGTCACCAGCCCTCGTTCGCGGTGGCGAGGCTCATGCTCGCCCCGGGTGAGCCGGCGCAGGTCGAGTCGGGCGCGATGATGGCGACGAGCTACGGCGTGCAGGTCCAGTCCCAGGCGCAGGGCGGGATCATGAAGGGGCTCGGCCGTGCCTTCCTGTCCGGCGAGTCGTTCTTCATCTCCACCTACACCGCCCCGCAGAACGGCGGCTGGGTCGACGTCGCCGCGAACCTGCCGGGCGACATGCAGATCATCAACCTCGACGGCCGCACCGGCTGGTGCGTCACCCGCGGTTCGTGGCTCGCGTCGTCGCACGGCGTGCAGACCGAGACCAAATGGGGCGGGCTCAAGAACCTCGTCGGCGGCGAGGGCGGCTTCCTGACCCACGCGACGGGACAGGGCCCGCTGGTCGTGGCCTGCTACGGCGCGCTGGAGACGGTGACCCTGCAACAGGGCGAGGTGATCACCATCGACACCGGGCACGTCGTCGCGTTCGCCGACACCCTGCAGTACCAGATCCGCAAGGTCGCCACCGGCGTCATCCAGTCGATGAAGAGCGGTGAAGGCCTCGTCTTCGACTTCGCCGGGCCTGGCCAGTTGCTCACCCAGACCCGCAACCCGTCGGCACTGTCCGCCTGGGTGATCGCCCAGGTCCCCTCCCGCTGA
- a CDS encoding nitroreductase family protein has protein sequence MDTETLLTTTRSVRRKLDLERPVEEGLLEDCVRIAQQAPAAGMLLDAQRWVIVRDPELRAEIAKIVRAEAIPTMAKYGHLASEAVMRSARHLVDNLGRVPALAIPCMVGRPPEDPVVQNGYYGSVYPAIWSFQLALRSKGLGSSICAYHLPAREAEVAKLLGIPEDVAQISLLAVGYTTQRDFSPAARRPAGEILSFDRWTRSA, from the coding sequence ATGGACACCGAAACGCTGCTCACCACCACCCGCTCGGTCCGCCGCAAACTCGACCTGGAGCGGCCGGTCGAGGAAGGACTTCTCGAAGACTGCGTCCGCATCGCGCAGCAGGCACCCGCCGCGGGGATGCTGCTCGACGCCCAGCGCTGGGTGATCGTCCGGGACCCGGAGCTGCGCGCGGAGATCGCGAAGATCGTCCGGGCGGAGGCCATTCCGACCATGGCGAAGTACGGGCACCTGGCGAGCGAGGCCGTCATGCGGTCGGCCCGGCACCTCGTCGACAACCTCGGCCGCGTCCCGGCCCTCGCGATCCCGTGCATGGTCGGCCGTCCGCCGGAGGATCCCGTCGTCCAGAACGGGTACTACGGCTCGGTGTACCCGGCGATCTGGAGTTTCCAGCTCGCGCTGCGGTCGAAGGGGCTCGGCAGTTCGATCTGCGCCTACCACCTGCCCGCGCGCGAGGCCGAGGTCGCGAAGCTGCTCGGAATCCCGGAAGACGTCGCGCAGATCAGCCTGCTCGCCGTCGGGTACACGACCCAGCGCGACTTCTCCCCGGCCGCCCGGCGACCCGCCGGGGAGATCCTGTCCTTCGACCGCTGGACACGGTCCGCGTAG
- a CDS encoding LytR C-terminal domain-containing protein: MSLFSGLSRPMKAAGLALVGVAVIAAVIGGITLTSGGGDSDTATPPGTTPTSSDGATQPSSPAPGSPPASTPPASSSAPPSSAPPSSAPPSSQPGQTGQPGQPGGDQQASHKWVTVRVYNNSTIQGLAEQAAKDFRASGWNVSEVKGYPGRLPETVAYYRPGTDEEAAAKALALEFGFRAEPRFKEIENIGPGVIVILTKDYKANDKDGS; this comes from the coding sequence CTGTCCCGGCCGATGAAGGCCGCCGGACTGGCCTTGGTCGGTGTCGCCGTGATCGCCGCCGTGATCGGCGGGATCACCCTGACCAGTGGCGGCGGTGACTCCGACACCGCGACCCCGCCCGGCACCACGCCCACGTCTTCGGACGGCGCGACGCAGCCTTCGTCGCCGGCACCGGGCTCGCCTCCGGCCAGCACTCCGCCCGCGTCGTCGTCGGCGCCTCCGTCGAGCGCGCCCCCGAGCTCCGCGCCGCCGTCGAGCCAGCCGGGGCAGACCGGTCAGCCGGGCCAGCCCGGTGGCGACCAGCAGGCGTCGCACAAGTGGGTGACCGTGCGCGTCTACAACAACAGCACGATCCAGGGCCTCGCCGAGCAGGCCGCGAAGGATTTCCGCGCCTCCGGCTGGAACGTCTCGGAGGTCAAGGGCTACCCGGGCAGGCTCCCGGAGACGGTGGCCTACTACCGCCCGGGCACCGACGAGGAAGCGGCCGCGAAGGCGCTGGCGCTGGAGTTCGGTTTCCGCGCCGAGCCCCGGTTCAAGGAGATCGAGAACATCGGCCCCGGCGTGATCGTCATCCTCACCAAGGACTACAAGGCCAACGACAAAGACGGCTCCTAG
- the glp gene encoding gephyrin-like molybdotransferase Glp — translation MISVDAHRQTVTGLLGNAPVIRLPLASAAGLVLAEDVRAGVSLPPFDNSAMDGYAVRAEDIATAGTAPVTLPVAEDIPAGRVDITKLEPGTAHRIMTGAPLPPGADAVVMVEHTDGGMTDVRILRTAVPGAHIRRQGEDVVEGTVALSAGTVLGPAQLGLAAAVGLAEVPVYRPLKVLVVSTGTELVDAPEPLRHGQIYESNSIMLASAIRALGCEAEVVRSVVDDVDEFRSVIEPRLADVDLLVTSGGVSAGAYEVVKDALTGQGVEFRKVAMQPGGPQGCGRWNGVPVVTLPGNPVSVLVSFEAFLRPALLAAMGHTGVDRQKVRARLTEAMTSPAGRRQFRRGFYTHSEGEVTGIVGPRGGPGSHLLASFTQANCLIVLPEEVDSAEQGDEVDVLLL, via the coding sequence GTGATCTCCGTCGACGCCCACCGGCAGACCGTCACCGGCCTGCTCGGAAACGCCCCCGTCATCCGCCTTCCGCTCGCCTCCGCCGCGGGGCTCGTCCTTGCCGAGGACGTGCGCGCGGGGGTCTCGCTGCCGCCGTTCGACAACTCGGCGATGGACGGATACGCCGTCCGCGCCGAGGACATAGCGACGGCCGGCACGGCGCCGGTGACGCTGCCGGTCGCCGAAGACATCCCCGCGGGCCGGGTCGACATCACGAAGCTGGAGCCGGGCACCGCGCACCGGATCATGACCGGCGCCCCGTTGCCGCCCGGCGCCGACGCGGTGGTGATGGTGGAGCACACGGACGGCGGTATGACAGACGTCCGGATTCTCAGGACAGCCGTCCCAGGTGCGCATATCCGCCGTCAGGGCGAAGACGTCGTCGAGGGCACCGTGGCGCTTTCCGCGGGGACGGTGCTGGGCCCGGCGCAGCTGGGTCTCGCGGCGGCCGTCGGGCTCGCCGAGGTTCCCGTGTACCGGCCGTTGAAGGTGCTCGTGGTGTCCACCGGGACCGAACTCGTCGACGCGCCGGAACCGTTGCGGCACGGGCAGATCTACGAGTCGAACAGCATCATGCTGGCGTCCGCGATCCGCGCGCTCGGCTGCGAGGCCGAGGTGGTGCGCAGTGTGGTCGACGACGTGGACGAGTTCCGCTCGGTGATCGAGCCACGGCTGGCGGACGTCGATCTGCTGGTGACCTCGGGCGGGGTGAGCGCGGGGGCGTACGAAGTGGTGAAGGACGCGCTGACCGGGCAGGGCGTGGAGTTCCGGAAGGTCGCGATGCAGCCGGGCGGCCCGCAGGGCTGCGGACGCTGGAACGGCGTGCCGGTGGTGACGCTGCCGGGCAATCCGGTGAGCGTGCTCGTGTCCTTCGAAGCGTTCCTGCGCCCGGCGTTGCTCGCGGCGATGGGGCACACCGGGGTCGACCGGCAGAAGGTGCGGGCCCGGCTGACCGAGGCGATGACCTCCCCCGCCGGACGGCGCCAGTTCCGGCGGGGCTTCTACACGCATTCCGAGGGCGAGGTCACCGGGATCGTCGGTCCGCGCGGCGGGCCGGGATCGCATCTGCTGGCGTCGTTCACGCAGGCGAACTGCCTGATCGTGCTGCCGGAGGAGGTGGACTCGGCCGAGCAGGGCGACGAGGTGGACGTCCTCCTGCTCTGA